The Prochlorococcus marinus CUG1416 genome has a segment encoding these proteins:
- the rpaB gene encoding response regulator transcription factor RpaB yields the protein MSKARILVVDDEPAVLKVLVTRLQLAGYQVFSATNGEEALESFHRDSPDLIVLDVMLPKMDGFAVCRRIRAESVVPIIFLTALEAISERVAGLDLGADDYLSKPFSPKELEARIATILRRMGPTVSVAETKEVPSGKGVMKFGTLVVDTNRRQVSRAGERISLTYTEFSLLELLFDEPGKVVPRAEILEQLWGYPPRRAADLRVVDVYVARLRGKLEPDPRNPELILTVRGIGYASQRVGETATSLAS from the coding sequence ATGTCAAAAGCAAGAATTTTAGTTGTTGATGATGAACCAGCAGTTTTGAAGGTATTAGTTACAAGACTTCAATTAGCAGGATATCAAGTTTTTTCCGCCACTAACGGTGAAGAGGCTCTTGAATCTTTTCATAGAGATTCACCAGACTTGATAGTTCTTGATGTTATGCTCCCAAAAATGGATGGCTTTGCAGTTTGCCGAAGAATTAGGGCTGAATCAGTGGTTCCAATAATATTTTTAACTGCACTTGAGGCGATTTCTGAGAGGGTTGCAGGTTTGGATTTAGGAGCTGATGATTACTTATCAAAACCCTTTAGTCCAAAAGAGTTAGAAGCGAGGATAGCTACTATTTTAAGAAGAATGGGCCCTACTGTGTCGGTTGCTGAAACCAAAGAGGTTCCATCTGGTAAAGGAGTTATGAAATTTGGCACTTTAGTGGTTGATACTAATAGAAGACAAGTATCTAGAGCTGGTGAAAGAATTAGTCTAACTTATACTGAATTTAGCCTTCTAGAATTATTATTTGACGAGCCTGGTAAAGTTGTTCCACGAGCTGAAATTTTAGAACAACTATGGGGTTATCCTCCTAGGAGAGCTGCAGATTTAAGAGTTGTAGATGTTTATGTCGCAAGACTAAGAGGTAAATTGGAACCAGATCCAAGAAATCCAGAATTAATATTAACTGTTAGAGGGATAGGTTATGCATCTCAGAGAGTTGGTGAAACAGCAACATCTTTGGCAAGTTGA
- a CDS encoding carbohydrate kinase family protein produces MKKKKVICIGEALIDRIRNKSNQGFTDFLGGAPANVACALRKLKIDSTFIGSLGSDDYGKKFITQFNELEVNLDFLQLDNDSSTRVVNVDRDQFGDRFFSGFEESSHSRFADEVLSKKFIEKEILNLEKSFLETKYLVMGTILLSSPISAETIFFLLEQAKKFEVKIVIDLNWREVFWDHSSFSSEISKAERVNLIKKFLNHANVLKLAKEEATLFFEDENPLIISQQLSNRPDVIITDGKNPVAWYINGLQGITETPTSKKIVDTTGAGDAFLAGLISQFIASGYPSNELEIEDCIKFAGVCGLLTCLGEGAIEQQPYYEKVNKFLGSRIS; encoded by the coding sequence ATGAAAAAGAAAAAGGTGATATGTATTGGAGAGGCTTTAATAGACAGAATCAGAAATAAGTCAAATCAAGGATTTACAGATTTTTTGGGAGGTGCGCCGGCTAATGTTGCTTGTGCATTAAGAAAATTAAAAATAGATTCAACATTTATAGGAAGTTTGGGTAGTGATGATTATGGAAAAAAATTTATCACGCAATTTAATGAATTGGAGGTTAATTTAGATTTTTTGCAATTAGATAATGATTCATCTACTCGCGTGGTTAATGTAGATAGAGATCAATTTGGAGATCGTTTTTTTTCAGGCTTTGAGGAAAGTTCTCATTCACGCTTTGCAGACGAAGTTCTTAGTAAGAAATTCATAGAAAAAGAAATTTTAAATTTGGAGAAATCTTTTCTAGAAACAAAATATTTAGTTATGGGAACGATCTTATTATCATCTCCAATATCAGCAGAGACTATTTTTTTTCTTCTTGAACAGGCTAAAAAATTTGAAGTCAAAATAGTTATTGATTTGAATTGGAGAGAGGTCTTTTGGGATCACTCAAGTTTTTCATCAGAAATTAGTAAAGCCGAGAGAGTTAATTTAATCAAGAAATTTTTAAATCATGCAAATGTCTTAAAACTTGCTAAAGAAGAAGCAACTTTGTTTTTTGAGGATGAAAATCCCTTGATAATATCTCAACAATTGTCTAATAGACCAGATGTAATAATAACTGATGGAAAAAATCCCGTTGCATGGTATATCAATGGATTGCAGGGAATTACTGAAACTCCTACTTCAAAAAAAATTGTTGATACAACTGGCGCAGGCGATGCTTTTTTAGCTGGCTTAATTTCACAATTTATTGCTTCTGGCTATCCTTCAAATGAACTAGAGATAGAAGATTGCATTAAGTTCGCAGGTGTTTGTGGATTATTAACTTGTCTTGGTGAAGGTGCTATCGAGCAACAGCCATATTATGAGAAGGTTAATAAATTTTTGGGATCTCGTATTTCGTAG
- the ruvB gene encoding Holliday junction branch migration DNA helicase RuvB has protein sequence MAIISSNIGDNDFSLSKKELRIVDSKIIPEEKRNNNLNLARPLTLQDFIGQEQLKSSLRIAIDASIYRKEPLEHILIYGQPGLGKTTLAFLIAHEMNTKCRVATAPAIERPRDIVGLLLGLKEGDVLFIDEIHRLNRLTEELLYSAMEDFRLDLTMGANRGARCRTINLPRFTLIGATTKLASISAPLRDRFGMSQKIEFYTYDELKQIIFNFSGLINLNLDDEASYNLAKISRGTPRIALRLLRRVRDYAQVVKNTNVISVNLIKKALNSYQIDEKGLDSLDRQYLSFLNQNNNIPTGLDSIAAGLGDDSSMLEFVVEPYLIQIGFITRTPRGRLLTALGKKYIDSKNDNF, from the coding sequence ATGGCAATAATTTCCTCCAATATAGGCGATAATGACTTTTCTCTTAGTAAAAAAGAGCTTAGGATAGTTGATTCAAAAATTATTCCAGAAGAAAAAAGAAATAATAATCTGAACTTAGCTAGACCTCTTACTTTACAAGACTTTATTGGCCAAGAACAACTTAAGTCTTCTTTAAGAATAGCTATAGATGCTTCAATTTATAGGAAAGAACCTTTGGAACATATTCTTATATATGGACAACCTGGTTTAGGTAAGACTACCCTAGCTTTTCTGATAGCCCATGAAATGAATACAAAATGTAGGGTAGCTACTGCACCCGCAATTGAAAGGCCTAGAGATATTGTAGGGTTACTGCTTGGATTAAAAGAAGGTGATGTTTTATTTATCGATGAGATACATCGCTTAAATAGGTTAACTGAAGAGTTGTTATATTCTGCAATGGAGGATTTTAGACTAGATTTAACTATGGGAGCTAATAGAGGAGCACGTTGTAGAACAATTAATCTTCCCAGGTTTACTCTGATTGGCGCGACAACTAAATTAGCTTCTATAAGTGCCCCCCTAAGAGATAGATTTGGTATGTCTCAGAAAATTGAATTTTATACATATGATGAATTAAAACAAATAATCTTTAATTTCTCCGGATTAATAAACCTTAATTTAGATGATGAAGCATCTTATAATTTAGCCAAGATCTCTAGAGGGACTCCAAGAATTGCTTTGAGATTATTAAGACGAGTTCGAGATTACGCGCAAGTTGTTAAAAACACTAATGTTATCTCAGTGAATTTAATAAAAAAAGCTTTAAATTCTTACCAAATAGACGAAAAAGGATTGGATTCTTTAGATAGGCAATATTTGTCTTTTTTAAACCAAAACAATAATATTCCAACTGGTCTCGATTCAATAGCAGCAGGATTGGGTGATGATTCTTCAATGTTAGAATTTGTAGTCGAGCCGTATCTAATCCAAATTGGTTTTATCACAAGAACTCCTAGAGGAAGATTGCTTACTGCTTTAGGGAAAAAGTACATTGATTCAAAAAATGATAACTTTTAA
- a CDS encoding rod shape-determining protein: MIFNRFKFSRDIGIDLGTANTLIHVSGKGVVLQEPSVVAIDLEEGVPLAVGKEAKLMLGRTPGNIRAVRPLRDGVIADFDAAEQMIKTFIQKCNEGKGIVAPRIVIGIPSGVTSVERRAVREAGLAGAREVYLIDEPVAAAIGASLPVTEPIGTMIVDIGGGTTEVAVLSLGGTVLSESVRIAGDEINESIALYLKKVHNLVVGERTAEDIKIKIGSAFPDDDFDKTTLEVRGLHLLSGLPRSVTLTSGEIREAMADTLSKIVEAVKRTLERTPPELAADIVDRGIMLAGGGALVRGINDLLSDETGIFTHIAENPLLCVVNGCGQVLDDFKTLKRVVDTPEFIRNAIRD, translated from the coding sequence GTGATTTTTAACAGATTTAAATTTTCTAGAGATATTGGCATAGATTTGGGAACTGCCAATACTCTTATACATGTATCAGGGAAGGGAGTTGTTTTACAAGAGCCTTCAGTGGTAGCAATAGATTTAGAGGAAGGTGTTCCATTGGCTGTTGGTAAAGAAGCAAAGTTAATGCTTGGAAGAACACCTGGCAATATAAGAGCTGTAAGACCACTAAGAGATGGGGTTATCGCAGATTTTGATGCGGCAGAGCAAATGATAAAAACATTTATTCAGAAATGTAACGAAGGTAAGGGTATAGTAGCTCCAAGAATAGTTATTGGTATTCCAAGTGGAGTGACCAGTGTTGAGCGAAGAGCAGTAAGAGAAGCTGGATTAGCTGGAGCTAGAGAAGTTTACTTAATTGATGAACCTGTTGCAGCAGCAATTGGAGCATCATTACCAGTAACTGAGCCAATTGGAACCATGATTGTTGATATTGGTGGTGGGACTACCGAGGTTGCAGTATTAAGTTTGGGTGGAACTGTATTAAGTGAATCTGTGCGAATAGCTGGCGACGAAATAAATGAATCAATTGCCTTATATCTTAAAAAAGTTCATAATTTAGTTGTTGGAGAGAGAACTGCAGAAGATATTAAGATCAAAATTGGATCTGCATTTCCAGATGATGATTTTGATAAAACTACTTTAGAAGTTAGAGGTTTACATCTTTTATCTGGTTTACCTAGGTCAGTAACCTTGACATCAGGAGAAATCAGAGAGGCCATGGCTGATACACTCAGCAAAATAGTTGAAGCTGTAAAAAGAACTTTAGAGAGAACCCCCCCTGAACTTGCGGCAGATATTGTTGATAGGGGAATTATGCTTGCAGGAGGTGGAGCTTTAGTAAGAGGCATTAATGATTTATTGAGCGATGAAACGGGAATTTTTACTCACATAGCAGAAAACCCACTGCTATGCGTAGTTAATGGTTGTGGGCAGGTGTTGGATGATTTTAAAACACTTAAAAGAGTTGTTGATACTCCAGAGTTTATAAGGAACGCGATAAGAGATTAA
- the mreC gene encoding rod shape-determining protein MreC → MLDIRRISTSRWWHKKKNWIIFGIFLFLVFVRISKGSIYKDFYYFISKPFWPGQFQKEVILKSIDQEYLINLNLLKKDNIRLRKILSLRESSNNDNVSAAVISRKTGSWWRQIIINKGSKDGVQIGSTVIGPGGLLGRVNDTSLFTSTVRLLTSPESKVGVWVDRAQINGLLVGLGDDYPRLILYSKDADIKAGDFVSSSPASTLLPPNIPIGVVQSVDEPFKAIKTATISLLAKPHAIDWVQILKVKI, encoded by the coding sequence ATGTTAGATATCCGACGAATTTCTACTAGTCGTTGGTGGCATAAAAAGAAAAACTGGATAATCTTTGGAATTTTTTTATTTTTAGTTTTTGTAAGGATATCAAAAGGATCTATTTATAAGGATTTTTATTATTTCATTTCAAAGCCTTTTTGGCCTGGTCAATTTCAAAAAGAAGTTATTCTTAAGAGTATAGACCAAGAATATTTAATAAACTTAAATCTTCTTAAAAAGGATAATATAAGATTACGGAAAATTTTATCTCTGCGAGAATCATCTAATAATGATAATGTTTCAGCTGCAGTTATTTCGAGAAAAACAGGTAGTTGGTGGAGACAAATAATAATAAACAAAGGTTCAAAAGATGGAGTGCAAATTGGCAGTACTGTTATTGGTCCTGGTGGATTATTAGGAAGAGTAAACGATACTTCTTTATTTACTTCGACGGTAAGATTATTAACCTCACCAGAAAGTAAGGTAGGAGTATGGGTTGACAGAGCTCAAATTAATGGATTACTGGTCGGTTTAGGAGATGATTATCCTCGCTTAATACTTTATTCAAAAGATGCTGATATAAAAGCAGGAGATTTCGTTTCGTCTTCTCCTGCTAGTACTTTATTACCTCCAAATATCCCTATTGGTGTTGTCCAATCTGTAGATGAGCCATTTAAAGCAATAAAAACGGCAACAATATCACTTTTGGCAAAACCTCACGCAATTGATTGGGTACAAATTTTAAAAGTAAAAATTTAA
- a CDS encoding tetratricopeptide repeat protein: MITFKKVKVCLLLIFVFVNILYIAPCYSLSSREDLFENALALSSGGKFNLALQEWNRYLDLFPDDAAGLSNRGNVRLVIGDVEGAIDDQNQAISLNPSEIDPYINRGIAEESLGLWSQAKKDYLFVISQDSQNSSALYNLANVAGSTSEWETARDLFSKAALYNPGFAMARSSMALVDFQLGNIDESEKELKKLIRRYPTFADARAALTALNWSKGESGKAESNWIAVTELDPRYSDEEWLKKVRRWPPKPTKHLMNFIDLK, from the coding sequence ATGATAACTTTTAAAAAAGTTAAGGTTTGTCTTTTATTAATTTTTGTTTTTGTCAATATTTTGTATATTGCTCCATGCTATTCATTATCTTCGAGAGAGGATTTGTTTGAAAATGCATTAGCTTTAAGTTCAGGCGGAAAATTTAATCTCGCTTTACAAGAATGGAATCGCTATTTGGATTTGTTTCCTGATGATGCTGCAGGTTTGAGCAATAGAGGAAATGTAAGACTTGTCATTGGAGATGTAGAGGGGGCAATAGATGACCAAAATCAGGCAATAAGTTTAAATCCTAGTGAAATAGATCCTTACATTAACAGAGGTATAGCCGAGGAATCATTAGGTCTATGGTCGCAAGCAAAAAAAGATTATTTGTTTGTGATTTCTCAAGATAGTCAAAATTCCTCAGCATTATATAATTTAGCTAATGTTGCAGGTTCTACATCAGAATGGGAAACAGCAAGAGATTTATTTTCAAAAGCTGCTTTATATAATCCTGGATTTGCTATGGCAAGGTCAAGTATGGCTTTAGTAGATTTCCAGTTAGGGAATATTGATGAATCTGAAAAAGAATTAAAAAAATTAATTAGACGTTATCCAACTTTTGCAGATGCTAGGGCAGCTTTAACAGCTTTGAATTGGTCCAAGGGAGAATCTGGTAAGGCAGAGAGTAATTGGATTGCAGTAACTGAATTAGATCCTAGGTATAGTGATGAGGAATGGTTAAAAAAAGTAAGAAGATGGCCTCCAAAACCAACTAAACATCTAATGAACTTTATCGATTTAAAATAA
- a CDS encoding single-stranded DNA-binding protein — translation MEINTINLVGRAGREPDVRYFESGSIVANFTLAVNRRSRDEEPDWFNLEIWGKQAQVAADYVKKGSLIGVTGSFKIDSWKDKNTGEDRYKPVIRVDRLNLLSSRKESENNQYSNNSNSSEIPF, via the coding sequence ATGGAAATTAACACTATCAACCTTGTTGGCAGAGCTGGTAGAGAACCAGATGTAAGATATTTCGAATCTGGTAGTATCGTAGCTAATTTCACTCTTGCAGTGAACAGAAGAAGCAGAGATGAAGAGCCAGACTGGTTTAATTTAGAAATATGGGGTAAACAAGCCCAAGTAGCAGCAGACTACGTTAAAAAAGGATCTTTAATTGGAGTTACAGGAAGCTTTAAAATTGATAGTTGGAAAGATAAAAATACTGGTGAAGACAGATACAAACCAGTTATTAGAGTTGATAGATTAAACTTGCTAAGCTCTCGAAAAGAGTCTGAAAATAACCAATACTCTAACAACAGTAATTCTAGTGAAATACCTTTTTAG
- the smpB gene encoding SsrA-binding protein SmpB, which produces MAKNSNKVQENHKKENNFKRLAENRYAKFQYAISETIEAGIELLGTEVKSIRNGKANLRDGYCSFRDGEILLLNVHISPHKNVGSFFNHDPLRNRKLLLHKKEIIKLKSNTEKRGMTIVPLSLYLKGSWIKIKIGVGKGKKLHDKRQDEKQKSMKKEINSALKR; this is translated from the coding sequence ATGGCAAAAAATTCAAACAAAGTTCAAGAAAATCATAAAAAAGAAAATAATTTTAAACGTCTAGCTGAGAATAGATATGCAAAATTTCAATATGCAATATCTGAAACAATCGAAGCTGGAATTGAACTTTTAGGTACTGAAGTAAAGTCTATTAGAAACGGAAAAGCAAATTTAAGAGATGGGTACTGTTCATTCAGAGATGGTGAGATTTTATTGTTGAATGTTCACATTTCACCACACAAAAATGTGGGGTCTTTTTTTAATCATGATCCATTAAGAAATAGAAAGTTACTACTACATAAAAAAGAAATAATCAAACTTAAATCTAATACTGAAAAAAGAGGAATGACTATTGTTCCATTATCTCTTTATTTAAAAGGCTCATGGATAAAAATCAAAATTGGAGTAGGTAAAGGCAAAAAATTACATGACAAACGACAAGATGAAAAACAAAAAAGTATGAAAAAAGAAATCAACTCTGCACTAAAAAGATAA
- the tsaE gene encoding tRNA (adenosine(37)-N6)-threonylcarbamoyltransferase complex ATPase subunit type 1 TsaE, which yields MFVENLKETLNLGKKLSHKLNPQSIVLLQGPIGAGKTSFVQGIAQGLTISEDITSPTFALSHHYNSGKIPLIHLDLYRLENVSSAKEVFFSEEEEAIQRQAILVIEWPELIEPVIDNFWKIEISYAKNYGRNYEIRDPKNLLTFS from the coding sequence GTGTTTGTTGAGAATTTAAAAGAGACTTTAAATTTAGGAAAAAAACTCTCACACAAATTAAATCCCCAATCAATTGTTTTATTACAGGGTCCAATAGGTGCTGGGAAAACTTCATTTGTGCAAGGGATTGCTCAAGGCTTAACAATCTCTGAAGACATTACAAGCCCTACATTTGCTTTATCACATCACTATAACTCCGGAAAAATTCCACTAATTCACCTTGATTTATACAGATTAGAAAATGTTTCTTCAGCAAAAGAAGTTTTTTTTTCAGAAGAAGAAGAGGCAATACAAAGACAAGCTATTTTAGTTATTGAATGGCCAGAATTAATAGAACCAGTTATTGATAATTTCTGGAAAATAGAAATTAGTTACGCAAAAAATTATGGAAGAAACTACGAAATACGAGATCCCAAAAATTTATTAACCTTCTCATAA
- the ahcY gene encoding adenosylhomocysteinase, translating to MVISNSVKNSIPSYVIADISLSDFGRKEIKIAETEMPGLMALRDKYQSEKPLKGAKIAGSLHMTIQTAVLIETLVELGAEVKWASCNIFSTQDHAAAAIADKGIAVYAKKGETLDEYWQYTHYILDWGSDSPNMILDDGGDATGLLILGSKAEKDLSVLDNPGNEEEIALFNSIKSKLSNDSYFYSRIKSNIIGVTEETTTGVARLYQLQKQNALPFPAINVNDSVTKSKFDNLYGCRESLVDSIKRATDVMIAGKVALVMGFGDVGKGSAQSLRGLGAIVKVAEVDPICALQAAMEGFSVVTLDDVVEDIDIFVTATGNYQVITNENLVKMKDEAIVCNIGHFDNEIDVASLKDYPWDNIKPQVDHITLPSGNKIILLAEGRLVNLGCATGHPSFVMSNSFTNQVLAQIELFNKSEKYAKEVYVLPKHLDEMVARLHLDKIGAKLTQLTKEQADYINVSVEGPYKPELYRY from the coding sequence ATGGTTATCTCAAATTCAGTTAAAAACTCAATACCAAGTTATGTAATTGCCGATATCTCTTTATCAGATTTTGGTCGTAAAGAAATTAAAATTGCCGAAACAGAAATGCCTGGATTAATGGCACTTAGAGATAAATATCAATCTGAAAAGCCACTCAAAGGTGCAAAAATAGCTGGAAGTTTACATATGACTATTCAGACGGCAGTCTTAATAGAAACTCTTGTTGAACTTGGTGCAGAAGTGAAATGGGCTTCATGCAATATTTTTTCAACTCAAGATCATGCGGCTGCAGCTATCGCAGATAAAGGAATTGCTGTATATGCAAAAAAAGGTGAGACTCTTGATGAATATTGGCAATATACCCACTATATTCTTGATTGGGGTTCAGACTCTCCAAATATGATTCTTGATGATGGGGGAGATGCAACTGGTTTATTGATACTCGGTAGTAAAGCGGAAAAAGATTTATCTGTCTTAGATAATCCCGGTAATGAAGAAGAAATTGCTTTATTCAATTCTATTAAGTCTAAGTTGTCAAATGATAGTTACTTCTATTCTAGAATTAAAAGTAACATTATTGGTGTCACTGAAGAAACTACAACTGGAGTTGCAAGACTTTATCAACTGCAAAAGCAAAATGCTTTACCTTTCCCTGCTATCAACGTTAATGATTCAGTAACTAAGAGCAAATTTGATAATTTATATGGGTGCCGAGAATCTCTAGTTGACAGCATAAAGCGTGCCACTGATGTGATGATTGCTGGGAAGGTCGCTTTAGTGATGGGTTTTGGAGATGTAGGTAAAGGTTCAGCACAGTCATTAAGAGGTCTTGGTGCAATTGTAAAAGTTGCTGAAGTTGATCCAATTTGTGCTCTTCAAGCGGCAATGGAAGGTTTTAGCGTTGTTACGTTAGACGATGTTGTGGAAGATATAGATATATTTGTTACGGCAACTGGGAACTATCAGGTAATTACAAACGAAAATCTCGTTAAGATGAAAGATGAGGCCATAGTTTGTAATATCGGCCATTTCGATAATGAAATTGATGTGGCTTCCTTGAAAGATTATCCATGGGACAATATTAAGCCGCAGGTTGATCACATAACTTTGCCGAGTGGCAATAAAATAATCCTTTTAGCCGAAGGTAGATTAGTTAACTTAGGTTGTGCCACTGGACATCCAAGTTTTGTTATGAGTAATTCTTTTACTAATCAAGTACTAGCTCAAATTGAACTTTTCAATAAGTCAGAAAAATATGCTAAGGAGGTTTATGTTTTACCAAAACATTTAGATGAAATGGTAGCTAGATTACATCTTGATAAAATTGGTGCAAAATTAACACAATTAACTAAAGAACAGGCTGACTACATTAATGTCTCTGTTGAAGGACCTTATAAACCAGAACTCTATAGATACTAA
- a CDS encoding DedA family protein — MSLIFVNFLTSIPDYISLAVEKNSIIAYLTICLAMFLENIIPPIPSEIIMPLGGFFVYQQKLNFYILVFWGLLGTILGSLPWYYLGRLVNEKRLSNFLDKKGKYLGISSNDLSKSKRWFDKYGVSLVFWGRLVPGIRTLISVPAGIELMPLRKFLIWTTFGSLIWVALLTYAGYLFGENYPIIETYLDQIKYVVKPILILIFLYFLIKILIRFIKKIKA; from the coding sequence TTGAGTTTAATTTTTGTAAATTTTCTTACTTCAATCCCCGACTATATTAGTTTGGCTGTTGAAAAGAATTCAATAATTGCATACCTCACTATTTGTTTGGCTATGTTTTTAGAAAACATAATACCTCCAATTCCTTCGGAAATAATAATGCCATTAGGAGGTTTTTTCGTTTATCAACAAAAATTAAATTTCTATATTTTAGTTTTTTGGGGATTGCTTGGAACTATTTTAGGATCATTGCCTTGGTACTATTTAGGTAGATTAGTAAATGAAAAAAGACTTTCAAATTTTCTAGATAAAAAAGGAAAATATTTGGGTATTTCTTCTAATGATTTAAGTAAAAGTAAAAGGTGGTTTGATAAATACGGGGTTTCTTTAGTTTTTTGGGGCAGATTAGTACCAGGTATAAGAACTTTGATTTCAGTTCCCGCTGGCATAGAACTTATGCCATTAAGAAAATTTTTGATTTGGACTACATTTGGGAGCCTGATATGGGTAGCACTTCTTACTTATGCAGGTTATTTATTTGGTGAAAATTATCCAATCATTGAAACTTATTTAGATCAAATCAAATATGTTGTGAAGCCAATTTTAATTTTAATTTTTTTATATTTTTTAATAAAAATACTTATTAGATTTATTAAAAAAATTAAAGCCTAA
- the lysS gene encoding lysine--tRNA ligase, whose product MSEIRDARLQKANLLVSKGFASYAESFRVSHTTKFLIQEFDFLENGQEEDFSVSIAGRVMAKRVMGKIAFFTISDQEDQIQLYLEKRIINCNLENQKLLSFEDIKEIVDIGDWIGVYGTIKKTNKGELSIKVEKWEMLSKSLQPLPDKWHGLTDIEKRYRQRYLDLIVNPHSKTVFKTRAKCISFIRKWLDNRNFLEIETPILQSEAGGAEARPFITHHNTLDIPLYLRIATELHLKRMVVGGFEKVYELGRIFRNEGISTKHNPEFTSVEIYQAFSNYVDMMDLTEELIKDIVADACGSLVINYQNNEIDFSKPWLRISMKDIVKKYTGIDFDSFSGDFQEAKQAVKSINVGCSTKTNTMGRLLNEVFEQKVESELIEPTFVIDYPVEISPLARPHLDNKEMVQRFELFIAGRELANAFSELIDPVDQRERMQLQQSLRDKGDFEAHCIDEDFLNALEIGMPPTGGLGIGIDRLIMLITNSPSIRDVIPFPLLKPEITSNKNEKSPLNEVK is encoded by the coding sequence TTGTCTGAAATAAGAGATGCCCGCCTTCAAAAAGCAAATTTACTAGTTAGTAAAGGATTTGCTTCTTACGCAGAAAGTTTTAGAGTTTCCCACACTACTAAATTTCTTATTCAAGAATTTGATTTTTTAGAAAATGGTCAAGAGGAAGATTTCAGTGTCTCTATTGCTGGTAGAGTGATGGCAAAAAGGGTAATGGGTAAAATTGCCTTTTTTACAATAAGCGATCAAGAAGATCAGATTCAACTGTATTTAGAAAAAAGGATTATTAATTGCAATTTAGAAAATCAAAAATTACTTTCTTTTGAAGATATTAAGGAAATAGTAGATATTGGTGATTGGATAGGCGTTTACGGAACTATTAAAAAAACTAATAAAGGTGAGCTTTCAATTAAAGTAGAAAAATGGGAAATGTTATCAAAATCATTACAGCCGTTACCCGATAAATGGCATGGATTGACTGATATTGAAAAAAGATATAGACAACGTTATCTAGATTTAATAGTGAATCCGCACTCTAAAACTGTATTTAAAACAAGAGCAAAATGTATAAGTTTTATAAGAAAATGGCTAGATAATAGAAATTTTTTAGAGATAGAGACTCCAATTCTGCAATCTGAAGCTGGTGGTGCTGAAGCAAGACCATTTATTACTCACCATAATACGTTAGATATTCCGCTGTATCTAAGAATAGCTACTGAATTACATTTAAAAAGAATGGTTGTTGGAGGATTTGAGAAAGTTTATGAATTGGGAAGAATTTTCCGTAATGAGGGGATAAGCACAAAGCATAATCCTGAATTTACCTCAGTTGAAATATATCAAGCTTTTTCTAACTATGTCGATATGATGGATTTAACAGAAGAACTTATAAAAGATATCGTAGCTGATGCATGTGGCTCTTTAGTTATAAATTATCAAAATAACGAAATTGATTTTTCTAAACCTTGGTTAAGAATATCTATGAAAGATATAGTCAAAAAATATACAGGGATTGATTTTGATTCTTTCAGTGGAGACTTTCAAGAAGCAAAACAAGCCGTTAAAAGTATAAATGTTGGATGTTCTACTAAAACAAATACTATGGGAAGACTTCTAAATGAGGTCTTCGAGCAAAAAGTAGAGTCAGAACTTATAGAACCTACTTTTGTGATCGATTATCCTGTTGAAATCTCTCCTTTAGCTAGGCCTCATCTTGATAATAAAGAAATGGTTCAGAGATTCGAATTATTCATTGCTGGTCGAGAGCTGGCAAATGCTTTTAGTGAGTTGATAGATCCAGTAGATCAAAGAGAAAGAATGCAATTACAGCAATCTCTAAGGGATAAAGGAGATTTTGAGGCACATTGTATAGATGAAGATTTTTTGAATGCTTTAGAGATTGGCATGCCTCCAACTGGAGGATTAGGTATAGGCATTGATAGACTTATTATGCTAATTACTAATAGTCCATCAATAAGAGATGTAATCCCTTTCCCATTATTAAAACCAGAAATAACTTCTAATAAAAATGAAAAATCACCCTTGAATGAAGTAAAATAA